One region of Spiroplasma endosymbiont of Asaphidion curtum genomic DNA includes:
- the gyrB gene encoding DNA topoisomerase (ATP-hydrolyzing) subunit B, which yields MVLKRKYDASSIQILEGLEAVRKRPAMYIGNIYKEGWHHLAWEIISNSIDEVMGGYCNEIKITLLNDNEIIIEDNGRGIPIDIHPKSKISVLETVFTVLHAGGKFDGETYKVSGGLHGVGASVVNALSSYLDVTVYRDGNIYDLKFHNGGKIKEALKITGTTDKRGTVVRFMPDISIFEESQSFNYTTLKTRLKQLAFLNKGLKIILIDEKAQQKVVFQYFNGLRDYVADLNSDRIVIHKEIIYSDQQYDDAHIEFAAQYNDTYHMQLYSFCNNINTSEGGTHEEGLRLALTREINKYALNNKYIKSNDEKLLWDDLKEGLVALLSVKISDPQYEGQTKAKLSNKVVRQIVSNAIGNVIKNFLMENPQIAKNILEKTLLAFRARMAARKAREISRKKNLLDVAPLPGKLADCSSNDAKISELYMVEGDSAGGTAKMGRDRNFQAILSLKGKVLNVEKARIERVLENDEILTMITSLGCGVNKDFNIDRLRYHKVIIMTDADVDGAHIRTLLLTFFYRYMHELIVAGCVYIAQPPLYKIQVGKKSNYVYSDQELENFKKLLKDDQKFSIQRYKGLGEMNAEQLWSTTMNPKNRQLLKVTIEDASIADMTFIMLMGEQVEPRKIFIEENAQYVKHLDI from the coding sequence TTAGTGTTGAAAAGAAAATATGATGCATCTTCAATTCAAATTTTAGAAGGTTTAGAAGCAGTTCGTAAACGACCAGCAATGTATATTGGAAATATTTATAAAGAAGGATGACATCATTTAGCATGAGAAATTATTAGTAATTCGATTGATGAGGTTATGGGTGGTTATTGTAACGAAATTAAAATTACTTTGTTAAATGATAATGAAATTATTATTGAAGATAATGGTCGTGGAATTCCAATTGATATTCATCCTAAAAGTAAAATCTCTGTTTTAGAAACAGTATTTACCGTACTTCATGCTGGTGGTAAGTTTGATGGTGAAACTTATAAAGTATCTGGTGGTCTTCATGGTGTGGGGGCATCGGTTGTTAATGCTTTAAGTAGTTATTTAGATGTTACGGTATACCGTGATGGTAATATTTATGATTTAAAATTTCATAATGGGGGAAAAATAAAAGAAGCTTTAAAAATTACAGGCACAACTGACAAAAGAGGAACGGTTGTTCGTTTTATGCCGGACATTAGTATTTTTGAAGAAAGTCAGTCATTTAATTACACAACTTTAAAAACGCGATTAAAACAATTAGCATTTTTAAATAAGGGTTTAAAGATTATTCTTATTGATGAAAAAGCACAACAAAAAGTAGTATTTCAATATTTTAATGGTCTTCGTGATTATGTTGCCGATTTAAATAGTGATCGCATTGTTATTCATAAAGAAATAATTTATAGTGATCAACAATATGATGATGCTCATATTGAATTTGCTGCTCAATATAATGATACATATCATATGCAGTTATATTCTTTTTGTAATAACATTAATACTTCTGAAGGTGGAACGCATGAAGAAGGGTTACGGTTGGCACTAACAAGAGAAATAAATAAATATGCATTAAATAATAAGTATATTAAAAGTAATGATGAAAAATTATTATGAGATGATTTAAAAGAAGGTTTAGTTGCTTTACTTTCTGTTAAAATATCTGATCCGCAATATGAAGGTCAAACAAAAGCTAAATTAAGTAATAAAGTCGTTAGGCAAATAGTTTCTAATGCGATTGGTAATGTTATTAAAAATTTTCTAATGGAAAATCCACAAATTGCAAAGAATATTTTAGAAAAAACATTATTAGCTTTTAGAGCAAGAATGGCAGCAAGAAAAGCTCGTGAAATTAGTCGTAAGAAAAATTTACTTGATGTGGCACCACTACCAGGTAAATTAGCTGATTGTAGTAGTAATGATGCTAAGATTAGTGAACTTTATATGGTTGAAGGTGATTCTGCTGGTGGCACTGCTAAAATGGGGCGAGACCGTAATTTTCAAGCTATTTTGTCATTAAAAGGTAAAGTTCTTAATGTTGAAAAAGCAAGAATTGAACGAGTGTTAGAAAATGATGAAATTTTAACAATGATAACATCATTAGGTTGTGGTGTTAATAAAGATTTTAATATTGACCGCTTACGATATCATAAGGTAATAATTATGACAGATGCTGATGTTGATGGTGCTCATATTCGAACGCTATTACTAACATTTTTTTATCGTTATATGCACGAATTAATTGTGGCTGGTTGTGTGTATATTGCTCAACCACCACTATATAAAATCCAAGTTGGTAAAAAGAGTAATTATGTATATTCTGATCAAGAATTAGAAAATTTTAAAAAATTATTAAAAGATGATCAAAAATTTAGTATTCAAAGATATAAAGGACTTGGAGAAATGAATGCTGAACAATTATGAAGTACAACAATGAATCCTAAAAATCGCCAGTTGCTAAAAGTAACAATTGAAGATGCTAGTATTGCTGATATGACTTTTATTATGTTAATGGGTGAACAAGTAGAACCGCGAAAAATATTTATT